In Gracilimonas sp., a single window of DNA contains:
- a CDS encoding energy transducer TonB, which yields MKSFNKKLNLRKNYPLIFEIGLIGALLIFIAAFKFQVPVNFNSSSDTVIHTEPPIVLPPITLQKKIPPPPAVARIPVEIPNDDPMDPPVINFGDFNDIDPTLPLPPKSKNKDKEETEILEQAEFMPEMKGGLEALYSDIEYPKIAKRNGIEGKVVVQFVVNKKGEVEDLEITRGIGGGCDEEVLRVIKLQTFTPGIQNGNFVKVRMKQVVHFRLRN from the coding sequence ATGAAATCTTTCAATAAGAAACTCAACCTCAGGAAAAACTATCCTCTTATTTTTGAGATTGGCCTGATTGGCGCCCTTTTAATTTTTATTGCGGCCTTTAAATTCCAGGTTCCTGTAAATTTCAATTCTTCTTCAGATACCGTAATTCATACAGAACCCCCAATTGTACTCCCCCCGATAACCCTTCAAAAGAAGATCCCACCTCCACCGGCAGTGGCTCGAATCCCTGTTGAAATACCAAATGACGATCCCATGGACCCACCTGTTATCAATTTTGGGGATTTTAATGATATCGACCCTACCCTTCCACTTCCGCCAAAATCCAAGAACAAGGATAAAGAAGAAACGGAGATTTTGGAGCAAGCCGAATTCATGCCTGAAATGAAAGGAGGATTAGAAGCACTTTATAGTGATATCGAATACCCGAAAATTGCTAAAAGAAATGGTATAGAAGGCAAAGTCGTTGTTCAATTCGTTGTAAACAAAAAGGGGGAAGTAGAGGACCTTGAAATTACACGCGGTATAGGTGGCGGTTGTGATGAAGAAGTTTTGCGGGTTATTAAATTACAAACCTTTACCCCAGGAATTCAAAATGGAAATTTCGTAAAAGTACGCATGAAGCAAGTGGTTCATTTCAGGCTTCGTAACTAA
- a CDS encoding energy transducer TonB: MINRRKSPEADLKRSYTVYLEAGLIIALLFMITAVKVTLETEPPNVVALDEQEIVEMEEIVQTKQIETPPPPPRPPVPVEVPNDEIIEDEMIDLDAELDMDAPMDLPPPPEEEDQEEDFFVVVEQMPVLKGGMAKLQSSVKYPEMARRAGIEGRVTVQFIVNEQGQVENARVVRGIGGGCDEEALKAVQQAEFEPGMQRGRPVRVQYALSINFRLEN; this comes from the coding sequence ATGATAAATAGAAGAAAATCACCGGAAGCAGATCTTAAGAGGTCATATACTGTCTATTTAGAGGCAGGACTGATCATAGCTTTGCTTTTTATGATCACAGCCGTAAAAGTGACCCTTGAAACTGAACCGCCTAACGTGGTGGCTTTAGATGAACAGGAAATTGTGGAAATGGAAGAAATTGTCCAAACGAAACAAATTGAGACTCCACCTCCACCCCCGCGTCCCCCAGTCCCGGTAGAAGTACCCAATGATGAGATCATTGAAGATGAAATGATTGATTTGGATGCCGAATTAGACATGGATGCTCCAATGGATTTACCTCCACCCCCTGAAGAAGAAGATCAGGAAGAAGACTTCTTTGTAGTAGTAGAGCAAATGCCAGTACTTAAAGGTGGAATGGCCAAACTTCAGTCAAGTGTTAAATATCCTGAAATGGCTCGAAGAGCCGGTATTGAAGGCCGTGTAACCGTTCAGTTTATTGTAAACGAGCAAGGGCAAGTTGAAAATGCCCGTGTAGTTCGTGGTATTGGCGGTGGTTGCGATGAAGAAGCACTTAAAGCCGTACAACAAGCGGAATTTGAACCAGGCATGCAGCGTGGACGTCCCGTTCGTGTACAGTATGCACTCTCCATCAACTTCCGATTGGAAAACTAA
- a CDS encoding NUDIX domain-containing protein, whose product MNKPPVEPITAAGGIIFRFSRAGAEPEILMIFRNGYWDLPKGKLEPGEDIESCAAREVSEEVGSGVPAIVKNIGTTYHEYPEKNKTFGKTTYWYSMIFTKEEQLEPQEEEGIKQVEWVPITEAIQKAGFDNLKKILRTFWQ is encoded by the coding sequence ATGAATAAACCGCCTGTTGAGCCGATAACAGCTGCTGGGGGTATTATATTCAGGTTCAGTCGTGCAGGGGCGGAACCTGAAATCCTGATGATATTCAGGAATGGATATTGGGATTTACCGAAAGGGAAGCTCGAACCCGGGGAGGACATAGAAAGTTGTGCTGCCAGAGAGGTTTCTGAAGAGGTAGGCAGTGGAGTTCCGGCTATTGTAAAGAATATAGGCACCACATATCACGAATATCCTGAAAAAAACAAGACTTTTGGAAAAACGACCTATTGGTATTCCATGATTTTTACAAAAGAAGAGCAGCTGGAACCCCAGGAAGAAGAGGGTATTAAACAAGTAGAGTGGGTGCCAATTACGGAAGCTATTCAAAAAGCGGGTTTTGATAACCTCAAAAAGATTCTTAGAACCTTTTGGCAATAA
- a CDS encoding DUF1844 domain-containing protein: protein MSKNGDNLNEEQQEQLLFMMLVQQHQQIAMMGLGKIQNPATQEMEIDLSSAKYAIDTLAMLKKFTKGNLSKEAGNYLEQTLTNLRLNYAEESKKAKAESSEDESPDKDE, encoded by the coding sequence ATGAGCAAGAATGGAGATAATTTAAACGAAGAACAGCAAGAACAACTGCTATTTATGATGCTGGTTCAACAGCATCAGCAAATTGCGATGATGGGCCTGGGGAAAATTCAGAATCCTGCTACCCAGGAAATGGAAATAGATTTATCCTCAGCTAAATATGCTATCGATACTTTAGCAATGCTCAAAAAATTCACGAAAGGAAATCTTTCGAAAGAAGCAGGGAATTACCTGGAACAAACACTTACAAATTTAAGGTTGAATTACGCTGAGGAATCTAAGAAAGCAAAGGCTGAATCATCAGAAGACGAGTCGCCAGACAAAGATGAATAA
- a CDS encoding DUF1015 family protein, with protein sequence MAIVKPFKAWRPNPELAQEIACVPYDVVNSKEARKLANGNPQSFLHVIKPEIDLSENTSVYDAKVYDQGRKNLYELLNSDAFLQEEHEALYIYQLVMEGRSQTGIFSCVSVNDYNNNVILKHELTRPDKEDDRTKHIIIQAAHAEPVMLTFRDSGSVTSYVNEYMSREDPIYDLTSEDGITHTIWKVDDKASLVSAFQDIPKLYIADGHHRCASAARAAKEMASQNPGHTGKEEYNYFPAVLFPMDQMEILAYNRIILSTPDNFLEQLKKEFTLSKNVKPVPSKKGMVSFYINDNWYGLTLKASEKNDPVSNLDITLLQNQVLEPLLDIKDQRTDPNIDFVGGIRGTDELEKLVDTGEASLGISLYPTSIEELLDVSDAGLLMPPKSTWFEPKLRSGLLIHTF encoded by the coding sequence ATGGCTATTGTCAAGCCTTTTAAGGCATGGAGACCTAACCCTGAACTAGCTCAAGAAATTGCCTGTGTGCCTTACGATGTGGTAAACTCAAAAGAAGCTCGCAAATTAGCTAATGGCAACCCCCAAAGCTTTCTGCATGTCATTAAGCCTGAAATCGACTTAAGTGAAAATACTTCCGTTTATGATGCAAAAGTATATGATCAGGGGCGCAAGAATTTATATGAGCTGCTCAACTCTGATGCTTTTTTACAAGAAGAACATGAGGCTCTTTATATTTATCAGCTCGTTATGGAGGGTCGTTCTCAAACGGGTATCTTTAGCTGTGTAAGTGTGAATGATTATAATAACAACGTTATTCTAAAGCACGAACTTACCCGGCCTGACAAAGAAGATGATCGTACCAAGCATATTATCATACAGGCAGCGCATGCTGAACCGGTGATGCTTACTTTTAGAGACAGCGGAAGTGTTACTTCATATGTGAATGAATATATGAGCAGGGAGGATCCTATATACGATTTAACTTCTGAAGATGGAATTACGCATACCATATGGAAAGTAGATGATAAAGCTTCTTTGGTTTCGGCTTTTCAGGATATTCCTAAGTTATATATTGCCGATGGTCATCATCGGTGTGCAAGTGCCGCTCGTGCTGCCAAAGAAATGGCTTCTCAAAATCCCGGGCATACCGGAAAAGAAGAGTACAATTACTTCCCGGCTGTTCTATTTCCAATGGATCAGATGGAAATACTTGCATATAACAGGATAATATTGTCAACTCCCGACAACTTTTTGGAACAACTCAAAAAAGAATTTACACTTTCAAAAAATGTCAAACCTGTACCTTCGAAAAAAGGCATGGTTTCATTCTATATAAATGACAATTGGTATGGACTTACACTGAAGGCATCAGAAAAGAATGATCCTGTTTCGAATCTGGATATAACACTTCTTCAGAATCAAGTACTGGAACCATTGCTTGATATCAAAGATCAGCGTACCGATCCCAATATTGATTTTGTGGGGGGGATTCGCGGCACCGATGAACTGGAAAAGCTGGTAGATACCGGTGAGGCTTCTCTTGGTATTAGCTTGTATCCAACTAGTATTGAAGAACTTTTGGATGTTTCTGATGCCGGATTACTGATGCCGCCAAAATCAACCTGGTTTGAGCCTAAGCTACGATCCGGCCTTTTAATTCACACTTTTTAG
- the serC gene encoding 3-phosphoserine/phosphohydroxythreonine transaminase: protein MKRVHNFSAGPAALPLEVLEIAQKELLDYQGEGTSIMEQSHRGKSYTRVDTEAKERLNRILGLGNKFKIMFLQGGASTQFMQVPYNFLKPEETADYINTGIWSKKAIKEAKLFGNVHVAYTGEDQNFTRVPADEELNLSGESRYVHFTSNNTIYGTQFSSEPDSKGTPLICDASSDFLSRKIDIDKYGLIYAGAQKNLGPSGVTVVLIRKDFLETADKKDIPTILNYHTHADRIFNTPPTFAVYMVNLVLKWVEEKGGIPYFEKINSQKADLLYKTIDDDGFYRGIAEVNSRSKMNVTFRLPSEALEQQFLKEAAEHDLVALKGHRTIGGIRASIYNACTLESLEILVNFMNKFRADNG, encoded by the coding sequence ATGAAACGCGTACATAATTTTAGTGCCGGGCCCGCGGCCCTTCCTTTAGAAGTTTTAGAAATAGCCCAAAAAGAACTTCTCGATTATCAGGGTGAGGGAACATCCATTATGGAACAAAGCCATCGTGGCAAGTCGTATACCCGGGTTGATACCGAAGCTAAAGAGCGTTTAAATCGAATTTTAGGTCTCGGCAACAAATTTAAGATCATGTTCCTTCAGGGAGGGGCCAGTACGCAATTTATGCAGGTTCCCTATAATTTTTTGAAACCGGAAGAAACTGCTGATTATATCAATACCGGAATTTGGTCAAAAAAAGCTATTAAGGAAGCCAAGCTCTTTGGTAATGTTCATGTAGCCTATACCGGTGAAGACCAAAATTTCACCCGGGTACCTGCTGATGAGGAATTAAATCTTTCGGGTGAATCCCGTTATGTTCATTTTACATCAAACAATACCATCTACGGAACCCAGTTTTCTTCAGAACCAGACTCTAAAGGTACCCCATTGATTTGTGACGCCTCTTCTGATTTCCTTTCCCGAAAAATTGATATCGATAAATACGGCCTCATTTACGCCGGCGCACAAAAAAACCTGGGCCCTTCAGGCGTAACTGTTGTTCTTATAAGAAAAGATTTTCTGGAAACAGCAGATAAAAAAGATATTCCGACCATCCTGAATTATCACACTCATGCTGATAGAATTTTTAATACTCCCCCCACCTTTGCAGTCTATATGGTGAACTTGGTATTAAAATGGGTTGAAGAAAAAGGCGGGATACCTTATTTCGAGAAAATAAATTCACAAAAAGCAGATTTACTTTACAAAACTATCGATGATGATGGATTTTATCGAGGTATAGCTGAGGTGAATTCACGATCCAAAATGAATGTGACTTTCAGGTTACCTTCTGAAGCTCTTGAACAACAATTCCTGAAAGAAGCCGCCGAACATGATTTAGTTGCTTTAAAAGGACATCGAACCATAGGTGGAATCAGGGCGAGCATTTATAATGCCTGTACCCTTGAAAGCCTTGAGATACTTGTCAATTTCATGAATAAGTTCCGTGCCGACAACGGGTAA
- a CDS encoding rhomboid family intramembrane serine protease: protein MSVTLSLIAANVLISLVTLYAAPKLFEKFMMIPYRVVREKSWYELVSSGFVHAGIGHLFLNMFVLFFFGLVLEREIGQGHFLALYFTGLIVSSLPSLVRHKDNPEFATVGASGAVESVLFGYILLFPLDPIYIMFIPFGIPSIIFGILFLAYSVYASKGEGRINHEAHIAGAVWGLLYLIIFVPNTVDKFLSVFGLL from the coding sequence ATGTCGGTAACACTATCTCTTATTGCAGCAAATGTTTTGATTTCATTGGTAACTCTCTACGCCGCACCTAAATTGTTCGAGAAATTCATGATGATACCATACCGGGTAGTTCGTGAAAAGTCGTGGTATGAACTTGTCAGTTCCGGTTTTGTTCACGCGGGCATTGGGCACCTCTTTTTGAATATGTTTGTTCTCTTCTTTTTTGGATTAGTATTAGAGCGTGAAATAGGGCAGGGACACTTTTTAGCTCTTTATTTTACCGGGCTCATAGTTTCCAGCCTTCCCTCTTTAGTGAGGCATAAAGACAACCCCGAATTTGCCACTGTTGGGGCTTCCGGTGCTGTTGAAAGCGTATTATTCGGGTATATACTGCTTTTCCCGCTCGATCCCATTTATATTATGTTTATCCCATTTGGCATTCCATCCATCATTTTTGGGATATTATTCCTGGCCTATAGTGTATACGCAAGTAAAGGTGAGGGGCGCATTAATCATGAAGCCCATATAGCCGGAGCCGTTTGGGGACTTTTATACCTGATTATTTTTGTACCCAATACGGTTGATAAGTTTCTGAGCGTGTTCGGATTACTATAA